A single region of the Vicia villosa cultivar HV-30 ecotype Madison, WI linkage group LG4, Vvil1.0, whole genome shotgun sequence genome encodes:
- the LOC131597781 gene encoding uncharacterized protein LOC131597781 has translation MGPVFRKLVKELWIHVTASNNQVTFYVIGMKIVITEYPIGKLLGHDGNGIKCADMADKKSDLAIISKEIITSGQPSNKFKDLKSNLRIWARILLGCIHHRKATSSSDYINIYQQYMLYFISTNQKVHLPHSLFSHLKISVNEIREEVKTKRDWIPLGRLISDILIEHRLIEHLTETQQTDVLEAIAGKSFNTKNLKKMKIIETIKKDPALTTKEVITTRRIPLKDFPTFLADSPLDVIINYLQICKEDGTLPDINIKDLKQKLPKVALRKTKRKAANEGTQKSPKATKKKGNPTFISVVESTFLSISETSPSQHPTEKPTPQTIDDFDIEIDTSAPPNSQNDPPSTQPELAQVLEDIEHSEPSSDAPQTENPNNSSEQIAHVSSIDVSLENLPIIIPYPFVSSPFESTPPSSPLITLKKVS, from the coding sequence ATGGGTCCAGTTTTCCGTAAATTAGTAAAAGAACTATGGATTCATGTGACTGCTTCAAATAATCAAGTTACCTTTTACGTGATAGGGATGAAGATAGTCATTACTGAATATCCTATTGGGAAACTCTTAGGCCATGATGGAAATGGTATTAAGTGTGCTGATATGGCAGACAAGAAGTCTGACCTAGCAATAATCTCCAAAGAAATCATCACTTCTGGGCAACCGTCCAACAAATTCAAAGATCTGAAAAGCAATCTCAGAATCTGGGCCAGAATACTTCTGGGTTGCATTCACCACCGGAAAGCAACAAGCTCATCAGACTACATCAACATCTATCAACAATATATGTTGTATTTCATCTCCACAAATCAGAAGGTCCATCTCCCTCACTCTCTTTTCTCTCATCTGAAAATAAGTGTCAACGAAATAAGAGAAGAAGTGAAAACCAAAAGAGATTGGATTCCTCTAGGAAGACTTATCTCAGATATTCTAATAGAGCACAGACTAATAGAACATCTGACAGAAACACAGCAAACTGATGTTCTAGAAGCAATCGCTGGGAAATCTTTCAACACAAAGAATCTCAAAAAGATGAAGATTATCGAAACAATTAAAAAGGATCCCGCTCTCACAACCAAGGAAGTGATCACCACCAGAAGAATTCCTCTGAAGGACTTTCCAACCTTTTTAGCAGATTCACCACTTGATGTTATCATCAATTATCTGCAAATCTGCAAAGAAGACGGAACACTTCCAGACATCAACATAAAAGACCTGAAACAAAAACTTCCCAAAGTTGCTCTCAGAAAAACCAAGAGAAAAGCTGCCAATGAAGGAACTCAGAAATCTCCAAAAGCTACTAAGAAGAAAGGTAATCCTACTTTTATTTCAGTTGTAGAATCCACATTTTTATCAATATCTGAAACATCGCCATCCCAACATCCTACTGAAAAACCAACACCTCAAACAATTGACGACTTTGATATAGAAATCGACACCTCTGCTCCACCAAACTCACAAAATGACCCACCTTCTACTCAACCAGAACTTGCTCAAGTTCTAGAAGACATTGAACACTCTGAACCATCTTCTGACGCTCCCCAAACAGAAAATCCAAATAACTCCTCTGAACAAATAGCTCATGTTTCTAGTATTGACGTTTCTCTGGAAAACCTACCTATTATCATCCCTTATCCTTTTGTTTCATCTCCTTTTGAATCAACTCCTCCAAGCTCCCCTCTTATCACTCTAAAGAAAGTATCATAA